The DNA segment taaaataaaataaaagatagaaAAGTAtgtatcaaatcaaataataacAGTGAGAAATTAGTGGTTCATTTCATATCAATGTTTAGTAATAGGGTAAATTTACGGGGGCGTATACGTAATTTCGTAATCGGGCGGGGGGTGAATGTGACAATTAAACGCGTAGACTCGGGCAGCAGTACGTATGCAATTTATCCTAAATAATTGGGGCGCCCGCAGTCAACGACGCGACGGGATCACCCCGTCCCTTGGGAACGCCCTCTCCCACATACCACCTCTCTGTCCCGCTGCTTTATTCCCTCCCCCGCAGAAGAACCctctccatcttcttcttcttcttcttcttttctggcGGATGATGGTGGGGATGGATCCGTATGACGCGTCGTTCTGGATGGACTTCCTGCGGGGGATGCTGAAGCCGGTGGCGGCGCTGGCGGTGGTGCTCATGGCGGTGGCCCTCTCCTTCACCCAGAAGCTCAAGCTCGAGGGCGAGATAGTCTACGCCATCGCCCGCGCCTTCCTCCAGCTGTCCATCATCGGCTTCGTCCTCCAGTTCATCTTCACCCAGAAGAACGCCGTCTGGATCATCCTGGCCTACTTGTTCATGGTACCATCCCGTTATCCTATCGGAACAAATCGAAGCTTTTGGTGGTCTAGATCCGTCACATTTCTTATTCTTTGTGGGAGATGGTTCTAAATTCCCAATTGACAAGCTCAAAAATCGGATTTTTAGACTGCTTAGGTTCGAAAGATGCAATTTTTAGAGTGAAGTGGGAGCCAAATGAACCGAACTGCAATTCCGCACTTCCACAGACTTGCTTTGAGGCCATCCTGCTGCCGAACTGATCGATATGCATTTACAGGTATCTGTTGCTGGCTATACAGCAGGTCAGCGTGCCAAGCATGTGCCTCGAGGAAAGTACATAGCTGGAATCTCCATTTTGGCTGGCACAGCAGTGACGATGCTCCTGCTTGTTGTGCTCAACGTCTTCCCCTTCACTCCACGATACATCATTCCTGTGGCCGGCATGATGGTTGGTAACGCCATGACCGTAACCGGGGTCACCATGAAAAAGCTACGAGAAGATGTTAAAGTGCAGAAGAACCTGGTCGGCCTCTCGTCCCTGATtgctctttgttgttctcttgatctcgttgtcatcTCTTCTCCTCTTTTGCAGGTGGAGACAGCGCTGGCTCTCGGTGCAACTCCTCGCCAAGCAACGTATCAGCAGGTCAAGAGGTCTCTGGTGATTGCGTTGTCCCCTGTCATAGACAACGCCAAGACAGTGGGACTCATCTCTCTCCCAGGTGCCATGACTGGCCTCATCATGGGCGGCGCGTCACCATTGGAGGCGATCCAGCTTCAGATTGTTGTCATGAACATGCTTATTGGGGCGTCCACGGTCAGCAGCATCTCGTCGACCTACTTGTGTTGGCCTGCTTTCTTCACGAAAGCTTACCAGCTGGAATACAAGGTCTTTGCCACTGATTAAGTATGAACTCTGTTTTCTTTTCACCGTGGAAAAGTATTTGTTGTCCCTGTTGTACTTGATGTTGATGCAATTAGATGAATGTAGAATGCTGAATTTTTGCTTTGCAAGGTGCTGTGTTCTTGGGTTTCAATCTTCTGGCCGTCTGATTTGACATCTTGGGCTTGGTTTCTGTTGAATGAATTGCTTTCTATTTTGTTCTGTCTTTGCTTTGCTTTAGATTTTCTTCAACTTTTTGGTGTTTTCCAGCTTGATATTCTATTGTCGAGATTGTGAATCTATTTCTGTACTCGAATTTAAGTAGATTTGATTGATGCATTCAGCTAAATGAAGAATTTTTGTGGATTTCAGTAGGTAATTTTA comes from the Musa acuminata AAA Group cultivar baxijiao chromosome BXJ1-10, Cavendish_Baxijiao_AAA, whole genome shotgun sequence genome and includes:
- the LOC104000932 gene encoding UPF0014 membrane protein STAR2: MMVGMDPYDASFWMDFLRGMLKPVAALAVVLMAVALSFTQKLKLEGEIVYAIARAFLQLSIIGFVLQFIFTQKNAVWIILAYLFMVSVAGYTAGQRAKHVPRGKYIAGISILAGTAVTMLLLVVLNVFPFTPRYIIPVAGMMVGNAMTVTGVTMKKLREDVKVQKNLVETALALGATPRQATYQQVKRSLVIALSPVIDNAKTVGLISLPGAMTGLIMGGASPLEAIQLQIVVMNMLIGASTVSSISSTYLCWPAFFTKAYQLEYKVFATD